The following are encoded in a window of Prochlorococcus marinus str. MIT 1013 genomic DNA:
- the mutT gene encoding 8-oxo-dGTP diphosphatase MutT, whose product MDMIVSPQSIQNSLLEWFRENGRHWIPWKLKKDGSIPQSGESLSPYGIWIAEVMLQQTQLKVVIPYWEKWMEVFPSLPSLTEADLESVLMLWQGLGYYSRANRIHQSSKKLIEFLGENTDQDPYSWPNRIDQWMFLPGIGRSTAGSIVSSAFDLPAPILDGNVKRILSRLLAIERKSIKDEKKLWEFSSLLISKISPRNFNQALMDLGANICTPQKPSCSSCPLQKFCVAYADYDPNNFPKKEMTRIKPIQEIGIGLVFNKNGELLIDQRLESSSMGGMWEFPGGKKISSESIENTIERELKEELGIVVKVGQKLLSFEHAYTHKKLYFTVHICEWISGEPKPLASQKLLWVSPDKLFEFPFPAANTKIISELYKHLCIENKKL is encoded by the coding sequence ACAAAGTATCCAAAATTCACTTCTGGAATGGTTTAGAGAAAATGGTAGACATTGGATACCCTGGAAATTGAAGAAAGATGGTTCTATTCCTCAATCAGGTGAAAGTCTATCTCCTTATGGCATTTGGATTGCAGAGGTAATGCTTCAGCAGACTCAATTGAAGGTCGTTATTCCTTACTGGGAAAAATGGATGGAGGTTTTTCCCTCTTTGCCTTCTCTAACAGAGGCTGATTTAGAGAGTGTCCTTATGCTATGGCAAGGTCTTGGCTATTATTCACGTGCTAATCGAATACATCAATCCTCTAAAAAATTAATTGAATTTCTTGGGGAAAATACTGACCAAGATCCATATTCTTGGCCAAATAGAATAGATCAGTGGATGTTTCTTCCTGGTATAGGTAGAAGCACTGCAGGTAGTATCGTCTCTTCTGCCTTTGACCTGCCTGCACCAATTCTGGATGGAAATGTAAAAAGAATTTTGTCTAGATTGCTTGCGATTGAGCGAAAATCTATTAAGGATGAGAAAAAATTATGGGAATTTAGCTCTTTATTGATCTCTAAAATTAGTCCGAGGAATTTTAATCAGGCTTTGATGGACTTGGGGGCAAATATTTGTACTCCCCAAAAACCAAGTTGTTCTTCTTGCCCACTACAAAAATTTTGTGTTGCTTATGCAGACTACGATCCTAATAATTTTCCTAAAAAAGAAATGACCAGAATAAAACCTATTCAAGAAATTGGTATTGGACTTGTTTTTAATAAAAATGGCGAATTGCTAATAGACCAGCGATTGGAAAGTTCAAGTATGGGTGGGATGTGGGAATTCCCAGGAGGAAAAAAAATCTCCAGTGAATCTATTGAAAATACTATCGAGCGAGAATTAAAAGAAGAACTAGGGATTGTTGTCAAAGTTGGGCAAAAGCTTTTATCTTTTGAACACGCTTATACTCATAAGAAACTTTATTTTACTGTTCATATTTGTGAATGGATATCAGGAGAGCCAAAACCTTTAGCTAGTCAAAAATTACTTTGGGTGTCTCCAGACAAACTTTTTGAGTTTCCTTTTCCAGCTGCTAATACAAAAATTATTTCTGAATTGTATAAACATCTTTGCATTGAAAATAAAAAACTATAA